The Candidatus Defluviibacterium haderslevense DNA window TTATAATGAACATGAGTTGACTTATCAATGTGAAGTTTGGATATTTGATGCCAATGAATTAAACAAAGGACCCGTTTGTAAATTAAATCATCCTCAAATGTCTTTTGGGTTTACCATACATTCTGCCTGGGTTCCGGAAGCTAAGGTTGTATCCAAGCCCGACTATGTACTTAATGTTAAAGAGGATTATGACTTCATGATTCAAAAAGTAAAAGACGGCGGAATAAAAACAAGAATTCAACAATTATTTGACACCGAAGTATATCCTCATTTTCCTTCATAGCCTATGAGTAGCAATCCACTATTTAAAAAATTTATGGCTCAGTATTCTGTAGGCCAAACGGGCTCACAAAAAACTGAAGAATGGAATGCTGAATATAAACGCTTGGGTGCTATTTACGCCAATTGGGGTGCATTGTTCGCCATATTTGGAACCCCATCCGCACTTTTAGCTGAAAGTAAATTTACTTTTGAGAATCCAACATTATGGATTCTATTTCGATTAATGCCTTCATTAATTATTGCTATAGCTTATATTTTTTTTAGAATATACAAGTTTAATCATGAGATACTGTTTTTAATTATTGCTTATAGTTTGTTTATCGATTATGCCTATTGGCCGGATTGTAACAATCAACAAATATTTTTATATGGTCAGATAACACTTCTGATCCCGGTTGCATTTGTGACCTTATTGCGGCCTTATTTTTATTTGATTAACATCTGCATCCAATTGTTAACCGGTGTTGTCATGTATCAATTTCTGTGCAATCACACACTGTTTGCATTTTTAAAATTGAAAGAATTTGTTCCCATTTTAATTGGATCCATTACGGCCTATTCTGTAGCGGTGTTTAGATATTATCTGATTAAGAAGAATTTTGTTTTTAGTTTGTTATTAAAAGAAGCGCTCGACTTAGTCAAAAGTGAAAGAGATAAATCGGATCGCTTATTGGAAAATATTTTACCTATAGAAGTTGCCGATGAACTTAAAAAAAATGGAATGGCCAAAGCCCGATATTATGAAAATGCTACTGTGATGTTTACAGATTTCAAACATTTTACCAATATTAGTGAACAACTTACACCGGATCAGCTCGTTGATGAACTGAACTTTTGTTTTACTGCTTTTGACCATATCATTGAACAATATGGATTAGAGAAAATCAAAACCATAGGTGATTCTTATATGTGCGCTGGAGGATTGCCCAAACCAAATGACACTCATGTTCTGGATGTCGTTAGTGCGGCAAAGGCCATAATATCTTTTATGAAAGAACATAACCTTAAGAGATCACAACAAAACAAACACCAATTTGAAATTAGAATTGGTATCAATACCGGTCATCTGGTAGCCGGCATCATTGGTATCAATAAATTTGCCTATGATATTTGGGGCGACACAGTTAATATTGCCTCAAGAATGGAAAGCAGTGGCGAGGAAGGCAGAATCAATATTTCCGGTTCCACTTATGACCAATTGAAAGGCAAAATTCCATGTGAATATCGTGGCAAGATTAAAGCTAAAAACAAGGGTAAAATTGATATGTATTTTGTATCATAGCATTAGTAACTAATCAATCACAATATTGTTAAAAGGCCATCTATAAATTTATGTATTATCAGAGTAGTCATTGCCCCATCGATGAAAACAAAAGCATCATTACAAAATAATTTCTCCTTTAATAATTGTAATATAATGGCATTTATTTCTTAATCAAATAAGATATACCTAACTTATAAAAATGTGCATTTGATCGATACGACAATACGTCATCAATAAAAACAGAAGATGGCGCAATAGAAAATCCTAACTCTAAGCTAAGCCCAATTCCATGATAATAAACACTAGCCCCCAAAGTATTGACCCAGATTGTTGAAAAATTTCTTTTGGAATTGAATTTACTTAAATCATCCAATGATCCTGAGGCATCGAGACCTGTTCCTTCGATTAGATGATTTAATACATCCTGTTTGAGTTGGATCCCACTATTAACAAAACAATGAACATATTTATTTTTAAATCTTATCTCTGGAGCAAAGATCATAGATACCCCGATATTCTCAAGACTTCCGTAAACAAAAGAATATTCATTTGAATTACTACTAAGTTTGTTTGTTACGTGAAAATTATTTATGTAATGATTGAATGCTATTTCAGATTTGAAATATACATATTTATGCAATTGACTAGCATTTCCAAAATAAAATGATTTACTTTGATTAGTATTAGAAATTGTATCATCCCATTTATTTTGATACAATTTCCACTTGAGATCAGTTATATTTTTACTAATTGAAAAATTAATTATAGCTTGTTGTCCATGCAAATTTTCAGAGAAAATGGCAATACAAAATAATAATAAATAAATAATAGTTCTCATCATATTAAAAATTTAATTTGTAATATATAACGATAATAAATTTGTTACAATATATAAATTACTATTTCGGTAATTTTATACACATGTGAAATACTCTATCATTGGCATAAATGTAATCTGTTACTGGATCGATGGCTATTCCAGATAGTCCAAATGAAACATTACTGTATTTAGGATAATTACTGGAGAAATAAGTCCATTCTACTTTACCCGTAGAAACTCGAAGCCCTCGCAAAACACCCAAACCATCTTGTCCTGTTTCATAAAATATTCGCCCTTTGTTATAAATCATATTGGATTGAGACGCTCCTGCTTTAGAATTTTCCCAAACTATTATTCCAGAACTTTCATCTAAAGCGTACAACTTATCTGATTCTCCTTTTATAATATATTTTCCTTCAGCGAGTACTGCATTTGTGCGAAAGAATCCTTCTCCTGGAAAATATCTATTCCATATCTGATGTCCGTCTATACAACTAAAACAAAATGCTTCATTACTTCCTTGAAAATAAAAGCGATCCTCCTTCACTAAGATTGGAAATACACTCGTATTTCTCGTTCGAGTAAAAGAGTCAATTTTCCATTCATATTTTTTTTGAGTCATATTATAAGCATACATATCGATTCGACGATTTCGATTGATAAAATCATACTGTCTATTCTGAAATATCATCACTGTATCACCATTAGGCTTTAGCCAAAAAGCTAAAGATTCGAATCCGGCAACAAAAGTTCCCTGATCCTCAATGGTTAAGATTTTATCCATTTGATCGGTGAGAATATTCCATCGCAACCAAGTATTAGCATACTCTTGCTTTGATGCTCCAATTTTTTCTACTGGAATAAACACATATTCTCCTAGTCCACCAATTCTTGGTAATCCTTCATAGCCTAAATCCCTTAAATTAAATGTTTTAAACAGCGTATTCTGTTTAAGGTCAAAAACATATATTTTATACCAATCGGTTATGACAGTATAATTTTTATATTGGTATATTCCAGCAGAAATCCCATCAGTATTTTCCGGATCTATAGCTTGATTTATGATTTCTCCCGTATTTTTATTAAAAAAGACAAAGGGTTCACCTAAGTTTCTGGTACCATTTGTAAATAGGATAGTATTCTCATATAGTACGGGTAAAATGGAAACGCAACTATTATTAATAGTATCTGCATTGTATTGCCATACAATATTTGAATCTTTAGTGGGTGGTTTTATTACCACCGTATCGCAAGGTTTAATCTCACAAGGATCTATAGGCATGTGCTCATCACATGAACTAAATAATGTTGTAACTAAATTGATTATTAATAAAAAAGGAAATAATGTTTTCATAAGTTATTGTTTAAAATGGAGAGGAAACTCATACTGTTTCCTCTCCATAATTATATTATTATCTTGCAATCGTTCTGAAAAATGGATCAGTACCCCCATCATATAATTTGGTCAATCCTCCTTTCAATGCTTCATTATTCCTTGCCTGCATATGAGATGTATTGAACATTTTTTGTGGGCTGAATGTAGCCCCTGGCAGATTCGAAGCAGACTCTGAAAGCACAACGCCGTCAGAATCTTTTTCTAAACGATCGAATGTTACTTCACTAACTACCTGACAAAGCATTAAACCATTTTTACCAAATTTTTTTGATAAACATTTTGATGGATCACTTATTTCAACTTTAGAATATTCAGAAGGATTTTCACATTCGCAATAATATTTAATATTTTTTTGGAACTCTAGTGCACCAATAATGAGTTTATATTTATCGTCCATAGCTTCGAAGAATTTTATTCCTTCTAAATATCCTTGCCATAACGTCTTTGCAGCATCTCTCTTGCTTCTGATCTCCTTACAAGGTAGGGTATTGTATTTTATCCAAGTATAGCATTGTTGAGATTTATACAAATGATCTAAGGCATTATATCTATTAGACCATTCTTCATATTTAGATCTGAATTTATCATAATTCTTCTGATATAGATCAATTAAGGTATTGTCATCATTCGCCTCAAAATACTCATAGGCTTGACTGGATTCTAAGAAATATTTTACAGTCCTAAGCATTAAATGCTCTTTTGGTTCTATACCAAAATAGGCAACTTTTGGAAATTTCTCAAGGTTCTGATTCCCATCAAGACAATCATTCATTTGTTTCAAAAGTTTTGCACCCACTTCATAATCTTTAGTAATATTAGGGGTTTCTGCATTGGTTACAAATGGAACAATATTATCTTTAAAAGAATTACATACTAATGAAACACCCGTTTCTGCATATTTAACAAATTTTGATCCTGGTATCTTAATTGGAATAAAACCAAATAATTTAAATTTCAAATCAACATCATTAACATATTCTGCAGTAGGACCAAGCAACAATGATTTACACATTTCGCCCCCTAAATCGGCAAATAAAGCTTTATTATTCAATAGCACAGCTCCTTGATGTGGACTACAAAAGGTTACAAGTCCGCCATAACCCATATTATTAGGGGCTTTATTACCCAAACAAAGTTCTAGATGCATAAGTCCTCTACTTACTATTCCGCCTTGACTATGTGCTATTAAGAAATCTTTGGTAGGGTCTTCTCCCAAGCCAATTTTTATTCCTCGTTCTTTTTCAATAATTTCTCCCAATTGTTGTGAAGCCTCAAGCAGTGAAGCAGATTGGGTATAGGTAAAGTTGGTTTGTGATTTTAATTTTCTGGCTGGAAATCCACCAGCAACATTGTGTTGTGATGCAGTAGCTGCCCTTGACCATGATCCAATATCCCCATTTAGGCCATGTACCCAAAATACGGTTCGTTCTTTATCAGTTGATGGTTTTCCCGATGGATTATTTACTGATCCTGGATTAAACGATTGGCTTGATCTGCTTCCAACAGAAATACCTTGGCCGAAACCACCTCCTAAATTAGAAGAACCACCCCCGGGTAATTGGGCAAATGAATTCATAGATGTTAAATATAGCATTGTAAATATAAAAACAGATGATAACTTTTTCATGATTTTTATTGTTTTTTTATTAAAAAAATTAAATTTTCGAAAATGCACTGTAATAAGTTTGTTTTGGATTAACCACTACAATTCTGTAAACTCCAGGAGCTAATGTTGAAATATTAATTGCCTCAGTTTTACCAAAATGGCCTGAAGCCATTTCTTTTCCATCCAAATTAAAAATGGTATATTG harbors:
- a CDS encoding adenylate/guanylate cyclase domain-containing protein, whose translation is MPSLIIAIAYIFFRIYKFNHEILFLIIAYSLFIDYAYWPDCNNQQIFLYGQITLLIPVAFVTLLRPYFYLINICIQLLTGVVMYQFLCNHTLFAFLKLKEFVPILIGSITAYSVAVFRYYLIKKNFVFSLLLKEALDLVKSERDKSDRLLENILPIEVADELKKNGMAKARYYENATVMFTDFKHFTNISEQLTPDQLVDELNFCFTAFDHIIEQYGLEKIKTIGDSYMCAGGLPKPNDTHVLDVVSAAKAIISFMKEHNLKRSQQNKHQFEIRIGINTGHLVAGIIGINKFAYDIWGDTVNIASRMESSGEEGRINISGSTYDQLKGKIPCEYRGKIKAKNKGKIDMYFVS
- a CDS encoding PQQ-binding-like beta-propeller repeat protein; the encoded protein is MKTLFPFLLIINLVTTLFSSCDEHMPIDPCEIKPCDTVVIKPPTKDSNIVWQYNADTINNSCVSILPVLYENTILFTNGTRNLGEPFVFFNKNTGEIINQAIDPENTDGISAGIYQYKNYTVITDWYKIYVFDLKQNTLFKTFNLRDLGYEGLPRIGGLGEYVFIPVEKIGASKQEYANTWLRWNILTDQMDKILTIEDQGTFVAGFESLAFWLKPNGDTVMIFQNRQYDFINRNRRIDMYAYNMTQKKYEWKIDSFTRTRNTSVFPILVKEDRFYFQGSNEAFCFSCIDGHQIWNRYFPGEGFFRTNAVLAEGKYIIKGESDKLYALDESSGIIVWENSKAGASQSNMIYNKGRIFYETGQDGLGVLRGLRVSTGKVEWTYFSSNYPKYSNVSFGLSGIAIDPVTDYIYANDRVFHMCIKLPK